Proteins encoded in a region of the Anopheles aquasalis chromosome 2, idAnoAquaMG_Q_19, whole genome shotgun sequence genome:
- the LOC126572734 gene encoding uncharacterized protein LOC126572734 isoform X4 has translation MIKSFNKRNCVCLALALLCQVILISAEVEQNVTLTTDGTVPTTASTVDCFPTCTTPSFNFTDPFPTGTTQDANWTTPYYNWTTPSQNWTTPDWNATWIPTGSTPDANWTIPPVNWTTPDYNWTTPSQNWTIPPVNWTTPDYNWTTPSQNWTTPDYNATWIPTGSTPDANWTIPPVNWTTPSQNWTTPDYNATWIPTGSTPNANSTLPTQNPTVDCAPTCTTPSFTTPLPTTITSSNSSLKRGSNARKSLRNSHPRHRAAFNSHGKLKQQQTRASSDPQQDLPEANVFPRKRLHYRAKHLNDDSNESRSV, from the exons ATGATTAAATCGTTTAATAAGCGCAATTGTGTTTGTCTGGCCCTTGCGCTACTGTGTCAAGTGATACTCATCAGTGCAGAAGTTGAGCAGAATGTTACTTTAACGACAGATGGAACTGTTCCTACTACGGCATCTACAGTGGATTGTTTCCCAACGTGCACCACGCCGTCATTCAACTTTACGGACCCTTTCCCGACCGGCACAACGCAAGATGCGAACTGGACCACACCGTACTACAATTGGACTACTCCAAGTCAGAATTGGACGACTCCAGATTGGAACGCCACCTGGATACCCACGGGATCTACTCCAGATGCTAACTGGACGATTCCTCCTGTGAATTGGACTACTCCAGACTACAATTGGACTACTCCGAGTCAGAATTGGACGATTCCTCCTGTGAATTGGACTACTCCAGACTACAATTGGACTACTCCGAGTCAGAATTGGACGACTCCAGATTATAACGCCACCTGGATACCCACGGGATCTACTCCAGATGCTAACTGGACGATTCCTCCTGTG AATTGGACTACTCCGAGTCAGAATTGGACGACTCCAGATTATAACGCCACCTGGATACCCACGGGATCTACTCCAAATGCTAACTCCACGCTTCCTACTCAAAATCCCACGGTTGATTGTGCACCGACCTGCACTACACCTTCCTTCACCACGCCGTTGCCGACTACCATTACTAGCTCAAACTCTTCTTTGAAGAGAGGATCTAACGCGCGAAAGTCACTACGAAACTCCCATCCACGACACAGGGCAGCTTTTAACTCGCACGGAAAACTCAAGCAACAACAGACAAGAGCTTCTTCCGATCCGCAACAAGATCTTCCTGAGGCAAATGTGTTTCCGAGGAAACGGCTGCATTATCGTGCAAAACATTTGAATGATGATAGCAATGAGAGTCGGTCGGTGTAA
- the LOC126572734 gene encoding DNA-directed RNA polymerase II subunit RPB1-like isoform X2, whose protein sequence is MIKSFNKRNCVCLALALLCQVILISAEVEQNVTLTTDGTVPTTASTVDCFPTCTTPSFNFTDPFPTGTTQDANWTTPYYNWTTPSQNWTTPDWNATWIPTGSTPDANWTIPPVNWTTPDYNWTTPSQNWTIPPVNWTTPDYNWTTPSQNWTTPDYNATWIPTGSTPDANWTIPPVNWTTPSQNWTIPPVNWTTPDYNWTTPSQNWTIPPVNWTTPDYNWTTPSQNWTTPDYNATWIPTGSTPNANSTLPTQNPTVDCAPTCTTPSFTTPLPTTITSSNSSLKRGSNARKSLRNSHPRHRAAFNSHGKLKQQQTRASSDPQQDLPEANVFPRKRLHYRAKHLNDDSNESRSV, encoded by the exons ATGATTAAATCGTTTAATAAGCGCAATTGTGTTTGTCTGGCCCTTGCGCTACTGTGTCAAGTGATACTCATCAGTGCAGAAGTTGAGCAGAATGTTACTTTAACGACAGATGGAACTGTTCCTACTACGGCATCTACAGTGGATTGTTTCCCAACGTGCACCACGCCGTCATTCAACTTTACGGACCCTTTCCCGACCGGCACAACGCAAGATGCGAACTGGACCACACCGTACTACAATTGGACTACTCCAAGTCAGAATTGGACGACTCCAGATTGGAACGCCACCTGGATACCCACGGGATCTACTCCAGATGCTAACTGGACGATTCCTCCTGTGAATTGGACTACTCCAGACTACAATTGGACTACTCCGAGTCAGAATTGGACGATTCCTCCTGTGAATTGGACTACTCCAGACTACAATTGGACTACTCCGAGTCAGAATTGGACGACTCCAGATTATAACGCCACCTGGATACCCACGGGATCTACTCCAGATGCTAACTGGACGATTCCTCCTGTG AATTGGACTACTCCGAGTCAGAATTGGACGATTCCTCCAGTGAACTGGACTACTCCAGACTACAATTGGACTACCCCGAGTCAGAATTGGACGATTCCTCCTGTGAATTGGACTACTCCAGACTACAATTGGACTACTCCGAGTCAGAATTGGACGACTCCAGATTATAACGCCACCTGGATACCCACGGGATCTACTCCAAATGCTAACTCCACGCTTCCTACTCAAAATCCCACGGTTGATTGTGCACCGACCTGCACTACACCTTCCTTCACCACGCCGTTGCCGACTACCATTACTAGCTCAAACTCTTCTTTGAAGAGAGGATCTAACGCGCGAAAGTCACTACGAAACTCCCATCCACGACACAGGGCAGCTTTTAACTCGCACGGAAAACTCAAGCAACAACAGACAAGAGCTTCTTCCGATCCGCAACAAGATCTTCCTGAGGCAAATGTGTTTCCGAGGAAACGGCTGCATTATCGTGCAAAACATTTGAATGATGATAGCAATGAGAGTCGGTCGGTGTAA
- the LOC126572734 gene encoding uncharacterized protein LOC126572734 isoform X3, which produces MIKSFNKRNCVCLALALLCQVILISAEVEQNVTLTTDGTVPTTASTVDCFPTCTTPSFNFTDPFPTGTTQDANWTTPYYNWTTPSQNWTTPDWNATWIPTGSTPDANWTIPPVNWTTPSQNWTTPDYNATWIPTGSTPDANWTIPPVNWTTPDYNWTTPSQNWTIPPVNWTTPDYNWTTPSQNWTIPPVNWTTPDYNWTTPSQNWTTPDYNATWIPTGSTPNANSTLPTQNPTVDCAPTCTTPSFTTPLPTTITSSNSSLKRGSNARKSLRNSHPRHRAAFNSHGKLKQQQTRASSDPQQDLPEANVFPRKRLHYRAKHLNDDSNESRSV; this is translated from the exons ATGATTAAATCGTTTAATAAGCGCAATTGTGTTTGTCTGGCCCTTGCGCTACTGTGTCAAGTGATACTCATCAGTGCAGAAGTTGAGCAGAATGTTACTTTAACGACAGATGGAACTGTTCCTACTACGGCATCTACAGTGGATTGTTTCCCAACGTGCACCACGCCGTCATTCAACTTTACGGACCCTTTCCCGACCGGCACAACGCAAGATGCGAACTGGACCACACCGTACTACAATTGGACTACTCCAAGTCAGAATTGGACGACTCCAGATTGGAACGCCACCTGGATACCCACGGGATCTACTCCAGATGCTAACTGGACGATTCCTCCTGTG AATTGGACTACTCCGAGTCAGAATTGGACGACTCCAGATTATAACGCCACCTGGATACCCACGGGATCTACTCCAGATGCTAACTGGACGATTCCTCCTGTGAACTGGACTACTCCAGACTACAATTGGACTACTCCGAGTCAGAATTGGACGATTCCTCCAGTGAACTGGACTACTCCAGACTACAATTGGACTACCCCGAGTCAGAATTGGACGATTCCTCCTGTGAATTGGACTACTCCAGACTACAATTGGACTACTCCGAGTCAGAATTGGACGACTCCAGATTATAACGCCACCTGGATACCCACGGGATCTACTCCAAATGCTAACTCCACGCTTCCTACTCAAAATCCCACGGTTGATTGTGCACCGACCTGCACTACACCTTCCTTCACCACGCCGTTGCCGACTACCATTACTAGCTCAAACTCTTCTTTGAAGAGAGGATCTAACGCGCGAAAGTCACTACGAAACTCCCATCCACGACACAGGGCAGCTTTTAACTCGCACGGAAAACTCAAGCAACAACAGACAAGAGCTTCTTCCGATCCGCAACAAGATCTTCCTGAGGCAAATGTGTTTCCGAGGAAACGGCTGCATTATCGTGCAAAACATTTGAATGATGATAGCAATGAGAGTCGGTCGGTGTAA
- the LOC126572734 gene encoding DNA-directed RNA polymerase II subunit RPB1-like isoform X1, producing the protein MIKSFNKRNCVCLALALLCQVILISAEVEQNVTLTTDGTVPTTASTVDCFPTCTTPSFNFTDPFPTGTTQDANWTTPYYNWTTPSQNWTTPDWNATWIPTGSTPDANWTIPPVNWTTPDYNWTTPSQNWTIPPVNWTTPDYNWTTPSQNWTTPDYNATWIPTGSTPDANWTIPPVNWTTPSQNWTTPDYNATWIPTGSTPDANWTIPPVNWTTPDYNWTTPSQNWTIPPVNWTTPDYNWTTPSQNWTIPPVNWTTPDYNWTTPSQNWTTPDYNATWIPTGSTPNANSTLPTQNPTVDCAPTCTTPSFTTPLPTTITSSNSSLKRGSNARKSLRNSHPRHRAAFNSHGKLKQQQTRASSDPQQDLPEANVFPRKRLHYRAKHLNDDSNESRSV; encoded by the exons ATGATTAAATCGTTTAATAAGCGCAATTGTGTTTGTCTGGCCCTTGCGCTACTGTGTCAAGTGATACTCATCAGTGCAGAAGTTGAGCAGAATGTTACTTTAACGACAGATGGAACTGTTCCTACTACGGCATCTACAGTGGATTGTTTCCCAACGTGCACCACGCCGTCATTCAACTTTACGGACCCTTTCCCGACCGGCACAACGCAAGATGCGAACTGGACCACACCGTACTACAATTGGACTACTCCAAGTCAGAATTGGACGACTCCAGATTGGAACGCCACCTGGATACCCACGGGATCTACTCCAGATGCTAACTGGACGATTCCTCCTGTGAATTGGACTACTCCAGACTACAATTGGACTACTCCGAGTCAGAATTGGACGATTCCTCCTGTGAATTGGACTACTCCAGACTACAATTGGACTACTCCGAGTCAGAATTGGACGACTCCAGATTATAACGCCACCTGGATACCCACGGGATCTACTCCAGATGCTAACTGGACGATTCCTCCTGTG AATTGGACTACTCCGAGTCAGAATTGGACGACTCCAGATTATAACGCCACCTGGATACCCACGGGATCTACTCCAGATGCTAACTGGACGATTCCTCCTGTGAACTGGACTACTCCAGACTACAATTGGACTACTCCGAGTCAGAATTGGACGATTCCTCCAGTGAACTGGACTACTCCAGACTACAATTGGACTACCCCGAGTCAGAATTGGACGATTCCTCCTGTGAATTGGACTACTCCAGACTACAATTGGACTACTCCGAGTCAGAATTGGACGACTCCAGATTATAACGCCACCTGGATACCCACGGGATCTACTCCAAATGCTAACTCCACGCTTCCTACTCAAAATCCCACGGTTGATTGTGCACCGACCTGCACTACACCTTCCTTCACCACGCCGTTGCCGACTACCATTACTAGCTCAAACTCTTCTTTGAAGAGAGGATCTAACGCGCGAAAGTCACTACGAAACTCCCATCCACGACACAGGGCAGCTTTTAACTCGCACGGAAAACTCAAGCAACAACAGACAAGAGCTTCTTCCGATCCGCAACAAGATCTTCCTGAGGCAAATGTGTTTCCGAGGAAACGGCTGCATTATCGTGCAAAACATTTGAATGATGATAGCAATGAGAGTCGGTCGGTGTAA